A DNA window from Hordeum vulgare subsp. vulgare chromosome 1H, MorexV3_pseudomolecules_assembly, whole genome shotgun sequence contains the following coding sequences:
- the LOC123395230 gene encoding chalcone synthase 2-like: MAGAVKLEEVRRAQRAVGLATVLAIGTAVPANCVYQATYPDYYFRVTKSDHLADLKEKFERMCEKSTIRKRHMHLTEDILKKHPSLCSHMEPSLDTRHEIVVVEVPKLGKEAAERAIKEWGQPLSKITHVIFCTTSGVDMPGADYQLTRLLGLSPTVKRLMMYQQGCFGGATVLRMAKDIAENNRGARVLIVCSEITAMAFRGPSKSHLDSLVGHALFGDGAAAAIIGADPDEPLEKPLFQLVSASQTILPESEGAINGHLTEAGLTIHLLKDVPGLISQNIEQALEDAFKPLGIHDWNSIFWIAHPGGPAILDMVEEKVGLDMERMRASREVLSEYGNMSSACVLFVLDVMRKSSSHDGHATTGEGKEWGVLFGFGPGLTVETLVLYSAPIVATA, encoded by the coding sequence ATGGCGGGGGCGGTGAAGTTGGAGGAAGTGAGAAGGGCACAGCGGGCTGTGGGTCTGGCGACCGTGCTGGCAATCGGCACGGCCGTTCCGGCCAACTGCGTGTACCAGGCCACCTACCCGGACTACtacttcagggtcaccaagagcGACCACCTCGCGGACCTCAAGGAGAAGTTTGAGAGGATGTGCGAGAAGTCGACCATCAGGAAGAGGCACATGCACCTCACCGAGGACATCCTGAAAAAGCACCCCAGCCTCTGCTCCCACATGGAGCCATCGCTCGACACGCGCCATGAAATTGTCGTCGTCGAGGTTCCCAAGCTCGGGAAAGAGGCGGCGGAGAGGGCCATCAAGGAGTGGGGCCAGCCGCTGTCCAAGATCACCCACGTCATATTTTGCACCACCTCTGGCGTCGACATGCCAGGTGCCGACTACCAGCTCACCAGGTTGCTTGGCCTCTCCCCGACTGTTAAACGGCTCATGATGTACCAGCAAGGCTGCTTCGGCGGTGCCACCGTGCTCCGCATGGCCAAGGACATCGCCGAGAACAACCGCGGTGCACGTGTGCTCATTGTCTGCTCGGAGATCACCGCCATGGCATTCCGTGGCCCCAGCAAGTCCCATCTCGATTCGCTCGTCGGCCATGCGCTCTTTGGCGATGGCGCAGCCGCTGCCATCATCGGCGCCGACCCCGACGAGCCCTTGGAGAAGCCACTCTTCCAGCTGGTATCAGCGAGCCAGACCATCCTGCCTGAATCGGAGGGCGCAATCAACGGCCACCTTACAGAGGCGGGGCTCACCATCCACCTTCTCAAGGACGTGCCGGGGCTCATCTCTCAGAACATCGAGCAAGCACTCGAGGACGCCTTCAAGCCTCTGGGCATCCATGACTGGAACTCCATCTTCTGGATTGCACACCCTGGTGGGCCGGCGATCCTTGACATGGTGGAGGAGAAAGTTGGCCTTGACATGGAGCGAATGCGCGCCAGCCGAGAGGTCCTGTCGGAGTACGGCAACATGTCCAGCGCGTGCGTCCTCTTCGTCCTCGACGTGATGCGTAAGTCCTCTTCCCACGACGGCCACGCTACCACTGGAGAGGGTAAGGAGTGGGGTGTCCTCTTCGGCTTCGGCCCCGGCCTCACCGTAGAGACTCTCGTCCTCTATAGCGCCCCGATCGTAGCCACTGCATGA